A region of Natribaculum luteum DNA encodes the following proteins:
- a CDS encoding phosphotransacetylase family protein, with amino-acid sequence MNTLVTSLEESTGKTAVALALARLAREDGDSVGYMKPKGTRLESTVGKTLDEDPLLARELLELDADVADLEPVVYSPTFIEQAIRGRENPDALSERVREAFETLADGTDRMFLEGGGRLDLGGIVDLTDPDVAELLDARALLIAPYETPADVDDVLAAARPFGDRLDGVLFNNVADAAFDQLETDVVPFLEGKGVTVHGVLPRERTLAGVTAAELADELGATALVEEGLDAYVERFSVGAMGGDSALRHFRRTKNAAVITGGDRADVHTAALEAPGIHCLILTGGHRPSSAVLGKAAEKEVPILMVQTDTLTTIERAEDVVRSGRTRDERTVDQMESLLSDHANVEAILRG; translated from the coding sequence ATGAACACACTCGTTACGTCACTGGAAGAGAGCACCGGCAAGACGGCGGTGGCGCTCGCACTCGCACGACTGGCCCGCGAGGACGGCGACAGCGTCGGCTACATGAAACCGAAGGGAACGCGACTCGAGAGTACCGTCGGCAAGACCCTGGACGAGGATCCGCTGCTCGCCCGCGAACTGCTCGAACTCGACGCGGACGTCGCGGACCTGGAGCCCGTCGTCTACTCGCCGACGTTCATCGAGCAGGCGATCCGCGGCCGCGAGAATCCCGACGCCCTCAGCGAGCGCGTCCGCGAGGCGTTCGAGACGCTCGCCGACGGGACCGACCGGATGTTCCTCGAAGGCGGGGGACGGCTCGACCTCGGCGGTATCGTCGACCTCACGGACCCTGACGTCGCCGAACTGCTCGACGCTCGTGCGCTGTTGATCGCGCCGTACGAGACCCCGGCGGACGTCGACGACGTCCTCGCCGCGGCCCGGCCGTTCGGCGACCGTCTCGACGGTGTCCTGTTCAACAACGTCGCTGACGCCGCGTTCGACCAGCTCGAGACCGACGTCGTGCCCTTCCTCGAGGGCAAGGGTGTCACGGTCCACGGCGTCCTGCCGCGAGAGCGGACGCTGGCCGGCGTCACCGCCGCCGAACTGGCGGACGAACTCGGTGCGACGGCGCTCGTCGAGGAGGGACTCGACGCGTACGTCGAACGGTTCAGCGTCGGCGCGATGGGCGGCGATAGCGCCCTGCGTCACTTCCGGCGGACCAAAAACGCCGCGGTCATCACCGGCGGCGATCGCGCCGACGTTCACACGGCTGCACTCGAGGCCCCGGGCATTCACTGTCTCATCCTCACCGGCGGCCACCGACCCTCGAGTGCCGTCCTTGGCAAGGCCGCGGAGAAGGAGGTACCGATCCTGATGGTTCAGACGGATACGCTCACGACGATCGAACGCGCGGAAGACGTCGTTCGGAGCGGCCGGACGCGAGACGAACGGACGGTCGACCAGATGGAGTCACTGTTGTCCGATCACGCGAACGTCGAGGCCATCCTCCGCGGTTGA
- a CDS encoding PRC-barrel domain-containing protein: MDDTPQEITSLVGREVYSNNGVFVGEVEDLRLDVDGEAVTGLALGGLNSELFADNADHVGVIVPYRWVRAVGDIVLVNDVVERVREPDEETEEIVA, from the coding sequence ATGGACGACACACCACAGGAAATCACGTCGCTCGTCGGACGGGAGGTTTACTCGAACAACGGCGTCTTCGTCGGCGAAGTCGAAGATCTGCGCCTGGACGTCGACGGTGAAGCCGTCACCGGACTCGCACTCGGCGGCCTGAACTCGGAACTGTTCGCCGACAACGCCGACCACGTCGGCGTCATCGTCCCCTACAGGTGGGTGCGCGCCGTCGGCGACATCGTCCTGGTCAACGACGTGGTCGAACGCGTTCGCGAACCGGACGAAGAAACGGAAGAAATCGTCGCCTGA